A portion of the Bacteroides faecium genome contains these proteins:
- a CDS encoding ABC transporter permease: MKERKKKYIALWQVMQRECRRLVSRPLYLFCMVIAPLFCYIFFTTLMDSGLPKDLPAGVVDMDDSSTSRNIVRNLDAFSQTGVVAHYSNVTDARIAVQEGKIYGFFYIPKGLSAEAQSQRQPKISFYTNYSYLIAGSLLFRDMKMMGELTAGSATRTILYAKGATEDQAMGFLQPIVIDTHPLNNPWLNYSVYLCNTLIPGVLMLLIFMVTVYSIGVEIKDRTAREWLRMSNNSIYIALAGKLLPHTVIFFIMGIFYNVYLYGFLHFPCNSGIFPMIFATLCLVLASQCCGIVMIGTLPTLRLGLSFASLWGVISFSISGFSFPVMAMHPVLQALSNLFPLRHYFLIYVDQALNGYSMAYSWSNYMALLIFMMLPFFVVHRLKEALVYYKYIP, encoded by the coding sequence ATGAAAGAGAGAAAAAAGAAATATATAGCATTGTGGCAGGTCATGCAACGAGAATGCCGGCGGTTGGTATCACGACCGCTCTATCTCTTCTGTATGGTCATTGCCCCACTTTTCTGCTATATCTTCTTCACTACTTTAATGGATTCGGGGCTGCCGAAGGATCTTCCTGCCGGTGTGGTAGATATGGATGATTCGTCTACGTCCCGCAATATTGTGCGCAACCTGGATGCTTTTTCGCAGACGGGTGTCGTTGCCCATTATAGTAATGTAACGGATGCACGCATCGCCGTACAGGAAGGAAAAATCTACGGGTTCTTTTATATACCCAAAGGCTTGTCTGCGGAAGCACAAAGCCAGCGGCAGCCTAAGATTTCTTTCTATACCAACTATTCATATCTGATTGCAGGCTCCCTGCTTTTCAGGGATATGAAAATGATGGGGGAACTCACAGCGGGATCTGCCACACGTACCATATTATATGCCAAAGGAGCTACGGAAGATCAGGCAATGGGATTTCTGCAACCTATCGTAATAGATACGCATCCATTGAATAATCCCTGGCTGAACTATTCGGTATATCTATGCAACACGCTGATACCGGGAGTACTCATGCTGCTTATATTCATGGTCACCGTTTATTCTATCGGCGTAGAAATCAAAGATCGTACCGCCCGTGAATGGTTGCGCATGAGTAATAATTCTATTTATATAGCATTGGCAGGAAAGTTACTTCCACATACGGTAATCTTTTTCATTATGGGTATATTTTATAATGTATACTTATATGGTTTCCTGCATTTTCCTTGCAATAGCGGTATCTTTCCCATGATATTCGCCACGCTCTGTCTTGTGCTGGCATCGCAGTGTTGCGGAATCGTTATGATAGGAACTCTGCCCACGCTGCGGCTCGGACTGAGTTTCGCGTCACTATGGGGTGTCATATCGTTCTCTATTTCCGGCTTCTCATTTCCGGTGATGGCGATGCATCCCGTTTTGCAAGCTTTGAGCAACCTGTTTCCGTTGCGTCATTATTTCCTGATTTATGTAGATCAGGCGCTCAACGGATATAGCATGGCTTACTCATGGAGTAACTATATGGCATTATTAATATTCATGATGCTTCCTTTCTTTGTGGTTCACCGCTTAAAAGAAGCATTGGTTTACTATAAATACATACCCTAA
- a CDS encoding HlyD family secretion protein gives MAPTKSQNSNMLLAFLTLLGVIAIVAVVGFFMLRKGPEIIQGQAEVTEYRVSSKVPGRILEFRVKEGQQVNAGDTLAILEAPDVVAKMEQARAAEAAAQAQNEKAIKGARQEQIQAAYEMWQKAQAGVTIAEKSYKRVKNLYEQGVMPAQKLDEVTAQRDAAIATEKAAKAQYTMAKNGAEREDKMAAEALVNRAKGAVAEVESYIKETYLIAPAAGEVSEIFPKAGELVGTGAPIMNIAELNDMWITFNVREDLLKDLTMGTEFEAIVPALDNKSIKLKVYYMKDLGSYAAWKATKTTGQFDLKTFEVKASPMEKVENLRPGMSVVIDK, from the coding sequence ATGGCACCTACTAAATCACAAAACAGCAATATGCTGCTGGCATTTCTTACTTTACTCGGAGTTATTGCAATCGTTGCAGTCGTTGGTTTTTTCATGCTTCGTAAAGGACCTGAAATCATTCAGGGACAGGCAGAAGTTACCGAATATCGTGTCTCAAGCAAAGTTCCGGGACGTATTCTGGAATTTCGCGTGAAAGAAGGACAGCAGGTCAATGCCGGAGATACACTGGCTATCCTGGAAGCACCGGATGTAGTGGCAAAGATGGAACAGGCACGTGCCGCCGAAGCTGCCGCACAGGCACAAAACGAAAAAGCCATCAAAGGGGCACGCCAGGAACAGATTCAAGCCGCTTATGAGATGTGGCAGAAGGCACAAGCGGGAGTCACCATTGCCGAGAAGTCATACAAAAGAGTGAAAAACTTGTATGAACAGGGAGTGATGCCTGCACAAAAGCTGGACGAAGTAACTGCACAACGGGATGCCGCTATCGCTACCGAGAAAGCAGCAAAAGCACAATATACAATGGCAAAGAACGGAGCCGAACGTGAGGACAAGATGGCTGCTGAAGCTCTTGTCAACCGTGCAAAAGGAGCCGTTGCCGAGGTTGAATCTTACATCAAAGAGACTTATCTTATCGCTCCGGCAGCCGGAGAGGTTTCAGAGATTTTCCCGAAAGCAGGCGAATTGGTAGGTACCGGTGCTCCTATCATGAATATTGCCGAACTGAATGACATGTGGATAACATTCAATGTACGCGAAGACCTGCTTAAAGACTTGACCATGGGAACTGAGTTCGAAGCAATCGTTCCGGCTTTGGATAATAAATCGATCAAGCTCAAAGTATATTATATGAAGGACTTGGGTAGTTACGCAGCTTGGAAGGCTACTAAGACGACCGGTCAGTTTGATCTGAAAACATTTGAAGTGAAAGCATCTCCGATGGAGAAAGTTGAAAATCTTCGTCCGGGTATGTCAGTTGTCATTGATAAGTAA
- a CDS encoding TolC family protein: MKKLFLLTILLNLTFIVKAQTILSLDSCRALALANNKDLLISNEKINAAHYQRKAAFTNYLPSFSATGAYMRNQKEFSLLNSDQKAALSGLGTNLAGPIQQAAKEIAIAHPDLEPLISSLSGKLGQALPALDQAGNSLVDALRTDTRNVYAGAITLTQPLYMGGKIRAYNKITQYAEELARQQHQGGMQEVIMSTDQAYWQVISLVNKKKLAEGYLKLLQQLDSDVEKMIAEGVATKADGLSVRVKVNEAEMTLTKVEDGLSLARMLLCQLCGLDLSSPVTLTDENMDDIPLLTPETHFDMSTAYANRPEIRSLELATQIYKQKVNVTRSEHLPSIALMGNYMVTNPSVFNSFENKFKGMWNVGVMVQIPIWHWGEGLYKTRSAKAEARIAQYQLEDAREKIELQVNQASFKVNEAGKKLVMASKNMEKAEENLRYATLGFKEGVIATSNVLEAQTAWLSAQSEKIDAQIDVKLTEIYLKKSLGTLK; this comes from the coding sequence ATGAAAAAACTATTTCTCCTGACAATTCTGTTAAACCTGACTTTTATAGTAAAAGCGCAAACTATACTGAGCTTAGATAGTTGCCGCGCTTTAGCCCTTGCCAACAATAAAGACCTGTTGATAAGCAATGAAAAGATAAATGCCGCCCATTATCAACGAAAAGCCGCATTTACCAATTACCTACCCAGCTTCTCGGCAACGGGAGCTTACATGAGAAATCAAAAAGAGTTTTCTTTATTGAATAGCGACCAGAAAGCCGCACTTTCAGGATTGGGAACCAATCTGGCAGGCCCTATACAACAAGCCGCGAAAGAGATTGCAATAGCACATCCCGACCTCGAACCACTCATCTCTTCATTGAGTGGGAAATTGGGGCAAGCACTACCCGCCCTCGACCAGGCAGGCAACTCTCTGGTAGACGCGCTCCGCACGGATACAAGAAACGTGTATGCCGGAGCTATCACTCTGACACAACCTCTCTATATGGGTGGCAAAATCCGTGCTTACAACAAAATAACTCAATATGCCGAAGAACTGGCACGCCAGCAACATCAAGGTGGCATGCAGGAAGTGATTATGAGCACCGACCAAGCCTATTGGCAGGTCATTTCATTAGTCAACAAGAAAAAGTTGGCGGAAGGATATTTGAAACTTCTGCAACAGTTGGACAGCGATGTGGAAAAGATGATTGCCGAAGGAGTAGCTACTAAAGCAGACGGTTTATCCGTGCGCGTCAAGGTGAATGAAGCGGAAATGACACTGACAAAAGTAGAGGACGGATTAAGCCTTGCCCGAATGTTGTTGTGTCAACTATGTGGGCTCGACCTTAGCTCTCCCGTCACTCTGACAGACGAAAATATGGATGACATTCCCCTATTAACACCGGAGACTCATTTCGATATGTCAACGGCCTACGCCAATCGACCGGAAATACGCAGCCTCGAACTGGCTACGCAAATCTACAAGCAGAAAGTCAACGTAACCCGTTCCGAACATCTTCCTTCTATTGCATTAATGGGAAATTATATGGTTACGAATCCTTCAGTCTTCAACAGTTTCGAAAATAAATTCAAAGGGATGTGGAATGTCGGAGTAATGGTGCAGATACCTATCTGGCATTGGGGCGAAGGTCTTTACAAGACAAGGTCTGCCAAAGCTGAAGCAAGAATCGCACAATATCAACTGGAAGACGCCAGAGAAAAAATAGAATTGCAGGTTAATCAGGCGTCGTTCAAGGTGAACGAGGCCGGTAAAAAGCTGGTGATGGCTTCCAAGAATATGGAAAAGGCGGAAGAGAATCTTCGCTATGCGACACTTGGCTTTAAAGAAGGCGTAATTGCTACCAGCAATGTTCTCGAAGCGCAAACAGCCTGGCTATCTGCACAATCGGAGAAGATTGATGCTCAAATAGACGTGAAGCTGACAGAAATTTATCTAAAAAAATCATTAGGAACTTTGAAATAA
- the mdh gene encoding malate dehydrogenase, which produces MSKVTVVGAGNVGATCANVLAFNEVADEVVMLDVKEGVSEGKAMDMMQTAQLLGFDTTIVGCTNDYAQTADSDVVVITSGIPRKPGMTREELIGVNAGIVKSVAQNILKYSPNAILVVISNPMDTMTYLSLKSLGLPKNRIIGMGGALDSSRFKYFLSQALGCNANEVEGMVIGGHGDTTMIPLTRFATYKGMPVTNFISAEKLEEVAAATMVGGATLTKLLGTSAWYAPGAAGAFVVESILHDQKKMIPCSVFLEGEYGESDLCIGVPVILGKNGIEKIVELDLNEDEKAKFAASAKAVHGTNAALKEVGAL; this is translated from the coding sequence ATGTCAAAAGTAACCGTAGTAGGCGCAGGTAACGTAGGTGCTACATGTGCAAATGTACTTGCTTTTAATGAAGTAGCAGACGAAGTAGTAATGCTGGACGTTAAAGAAGGCGTATCAGAAGGTAAAGCAATGGATATGATGCAGACAGCCCAATTGCTGGGTTTCGACACTACAATAGTAGGCTGCACGAACGACTATGCTCAGACTGCTGACTCTGACGTTGTTGTGATTACTTCAGGTATTCCTCGCAAGCCGGGTATGACTCGTGAAGAACTGATCGGTGTTAACGCTGGTATCGTTAAATCAGTAGCACAGAACATCTTGAAATATTCTCCTAACGCTATCCTTGTTGTAATTTCTAACCCGATGGATACAATGACTTACCTGTCATTGAAATCTCTGGGCTTGCCGAAAAACCGCATCATCGGTATGGGTGGCGCTTTGGATAGCTCTCGTTTCAAATATTTCTTGTCTCAAGCTTTGGGATGCAACGCTAACGAAGTAGAAGGTATGGTTATCGGCGGTCACGGTGATACTACCATGATTCCGTTGACTCGTTTCGCTACTTACAAAGGTATGCCTGTAACTAACTTTATCTCTGCAGAGAAGTTGGAAGAAGTTGCTGCCGCTACTATGGTAGGTGGTGCTACTCTGACTAAGTTGCTGGGTACTTCTGCATGGTATGCACCGGGTGCAGCAGGAGCATTCGTAGTTGAATCTATCCTTCATGACCAAAAGAAGATGATTCCTTGTTCAGTATTCCTGGAAGGCGAATACGGCGAATCTGACCTTTGCATCGGTGTTCCTGTAATCCTTGGCAAGAACGGTATCGAAAAAATCGTTGAACTTGACCTGAACGAAGACGAAAAAGCTAAGTTCGCAGCTAGCGCAAAAGCTGTACACGGAACTAACGCTGCTTTGAAAGAAGTTGGTGCTCTTTAA
- a CDS encoding DUF5034 domain-containing protein, giving the protein MKKHYPLLLLSLLFLVFTAMTCDDDEPIETVKVSCTIDDVTLHHWNNAGEYPKEPAELKIPKEAYLLEICVSTVITEDESVSYDDSRYLSYVLSDEIKKISIFTDATFNENFPAGAEVTSCFYNYPKTISDNQRTDYTANGNTIYYVEQINRIYKALLAVPQPGEYRFRVVLTMESGETIERISEPITLY; this is encoded by the coding sequence ATGAAAAAGCACTATCCACTACTATTATTATCATTGCTGTTTCTAGTGTTTACAGCAATGACTTGCGATGATGACGAACCGATAGAAACGGTAAAAGTCTCATGTACAATAGATGATGTCACACTTCATCATTGGAATAATGCAGGCGAATATCCGAAAGAGCCAGCAGAACTTAAGATACCCAAAGAGGCATATCTCCTGGAGATTTGTGTATCGACAGTAATTACGGAAGATGAATCCGTTTCTTATGATGACAGTCGTTATCTTTCTTATGTATTGTCTGACGAGATAAAAAAGATCAGTATTTTCACGGATGCGACTTTTAATGAAAACTTCCCGGCAGGGGCAGAGGTTACTTCCTGCTTTTATAATTACCCGAAAACAATCAGTGACAATCAGCGGACGGACTATACTGCAAATGGGAACACTATATACTATGTAGAACAAATCAACCGGATATATAAAGCATTGTTGGCTGTTCCGCAACCGGGGGAATATCGTTTCCGTGTAGTGCTGACTATGGAGAGCGGAGAGACTATTGAGAGAATCAGCGAACCGATTACTTTGTATTAA
- a CDS encoding helix-turn-helix domain-containing protein has protein sequence MNNRKTVPGAGVSHMLSTILAKVNNIEKLLSPAVENIPDSEILDSKGVRLLTKMSDRTLLRRRNDGTLPFYRDKGKIYYRRSDVLRAVLLEKTENSKK, from the coding sequence ATGAATAATAGAAAAACCGTTCCCGGTGCCGGGGTGAGTCACATGCTCAGCACCATACTTGCCAAAGTGAATAACATTGAAAAGTTACTCTCTCCTGCCGTTGAGAATATACCGGATAGTGAGATACTGGATTCAAAAGGTGTACGCCTGCTGACAAAGATGTCGGACAGGACACTATTAAGAAGACGTAACGATGGTACGCTTCCCTTTTACAGAGACAAGGGGAAAATCTACTATCGCCGCTCGGATGTCCTTCGTGCCGTATTATTGGAAAAAACAGAAAACTCTAAAAAATAA
- a CDS encoding site-specific integrase, with translation MNYVSQDLNSFDLLIKRACLYLSEDLSYSPATIEVYHKFWRRLSHFMMDLSYSKYDKSVGEEFILFTLGKKEPLQYNRFQKNLVRSVKFITEFSTGNKITVMPEVEDFSSNIGVLINTFLLYRETENRLSPRTRHDDRLYLSKFIHYLNAIGILEVKQLHLKIVIDFLQSLNTSQRAMRSSCIVRLRKMFSYWYDQNIITVNLARQMPNDIYRQQAKLPSVYTKSEITAMLDNIDHSSGQGKRDYAILLLLSRYGLRASDVCLLELKNIRWEENVIIISQYKTGIHLELPLLKEVGEAIIDYLKYGRPKTSLPNIFLKLKSPYGQMSSGSIYDAVNKAMRFAGIKPNCRKHGSHIFRHTLASLLLKEQSVLPVISEVLGHTSTDSTKTYIRIDIDSLRKCTLEVPTVESNFYIQKGGCFYE, from the coding sequence ATGAACTATGTATCACAGGATTTAAACAGTTTTGACCTTTTAATTAAAAGGGCTTGTCTGTATTTGAGCGAAGATTTATCCTACTCTCCAGCAACAATTGAAGTTTATCATAAATTTTGGAGACGATTATCGCATTTTATGATGGATTTATCATATAGCAAGTATGATAAATCTGTCGGTGAAGAATTTATTCTTTTTACGTTAGGAAAAAAGGAGCCGTTGCAATATAACCGCTTTCAAAAGAATTTGGTCAGGAGTGTGAAATTTATAACGGAATTTTCTACAGGAAATAAAATCACAGTAATGCCTGAAGTCGAAGACTTTAGTAGTAATATTGGAGTTCTTATTAATACTTTTCTACTATATCGAGAAACGGAGAATCGTTTATCTCCACGAACACGGCATGATGATCGTTTGTATTTATCAAAATTTATCCATTATTTAAATGCAATAGGAATTTTAGAGGTGAAACAGTTGCATCTGAAAATAGTAATAGATTTTCTACAATCACTAAATACAAGTCAACGTGCAATGAGAAGCTCATGTATAGTTAGACTACGTAAAATGTTTAGTTATTGGTATGACCAAAATATAATTACCGTAAACCTAGCCAGACAAATGCCAAATGATATTTATAGACAACAAGCAAAACTACCTTCTGTATATACAAAATCAGAAATAACTGCTATGCTTGATAATATAGATCATTCGAGCGGTCAAGGGAAAAGAGATTATGCAATACTATTACTTTTGTCTCGTTATGGTTTAAGAGCCTCTGATGTGTGTTTGTTAGAGCTTAAGAATATTCGATGGGAAGAAAATGTAATTATAATAAGTCAGTATAAAACAGGAATCCATTTGGAATTGCCTCTATTGAAAGAAGTAGGAGAAGCTATCATTGATTATCTCAAATATGGTCGTCCCAAAACATCATTGCCAAATATATTCTTAAAGCTAAAATCTCCTTATGGACAAATGAGCTCCGGCTCAATATATGATGCAGTAAACAAAGCGATGCGCTTTGCAGGAATTAAGCCAAATTGTCGCAAGCATGGATCCCATATATTTCGTCATACTTTGGCCAGTCTACTACTGAAAGAGCAATCTGTACTCCCTGTCATATCTGAAGTACTAGGACATACTTCAACTGATTCTACCAAAACATATATCCGGATAGATATAGATTCATTGAGAAAGTGTACTTTGGAAGTTCCGACAGTTGAGTCTAATTTTTACATTCAGAAAGGAGGCTGTTTCTATGAGTAA
- a CDS encoding tyrosine-type recombinase/integrase, with the protein MSNYNFSSVYAKHITDLISMKRDFGYKYVTEEFVLYQFDQYVICNNFTFTSITAEVIERWMEKRQNETDATRYSRISALIQLASYMCDIGISNYIPRMPRIPKSDFIPYIYSREEMQAIFKACDNLILSGLHFNSVIIILPTLFRMLYATGIRISEALNLQDSDVHLDENYMVIKEAKNRTDRIVPISQSLSDVCRQYVHYRERLPLKVDKKYFFLSLSGHKCGAKHTVFRWFRLILKNAGIPFTGNHHGPRIHDLRHTFSLYAMEKMTREGSDMYHSMPILATYLGHKSIQSTEHYVRLCRVIFPELERQIEFINQQIYPEPEYGND; encoded by the coding sequence ATGAGTAATTATAATTTTAGCAGTGTTTATGCCAAGCATATAACAGACTTAATATCAATGAAACGTGATTTTGGTTATAAATATGTGACTGAGGAGTTTGTTCTTTACCAGTTCGACCAATATGTTATCTGTAATAATTTCACATTCACTTCAATTACGGCAGAAGTTATAGAAAGGTGGATGGAGAAAAGACAGAATGAGACTGATGCGACAAGATATAGTAGAATATCCGCACTGATTCAACTTGCGTCTTACATGTGTGACATTGGAATCTCTAATTATATACCACGAATGCCCCGGATACCCAAGTCTGATTTTATTCCTTACATCTATAGCCGTGAAGAAATGCAAGCAATTTTTAAAGCTTGTGACAATCTTATACTATCAGGGTTACATTTCAACTCTGTTATTATAATACTTCCAACATTGTTCAGAATGCTTTATGCAACAGGCATTAGAATATCCGAAGCCCTTAATCTTCAGGATTCCGATGTTCATCTGGATGAAAATTATATGGTGATAAAAGAAGCTAAGAATAGGACAGACAGGATTGTTCCCATATCTCAATCTTTATCTGATGTATGCCGACAATATGTTCATTATAGAGAGAGGCTTCCCTTGAAAGTTGACAAAAAGTATTTCTTTTTAAGTTTGTCAGGTCATAAATGCGGTGCAAAACATACTGTATTCAGATGGTTTAGGTTGATATTGAAAAATGCTGGAATACCCTTTACAGGGAATCATCATGGACCTCGAATTCATGATTTGCGACATACTTTCAGCCTATACGCTATGGAAAAGATGACTAGAGAGGGTTCTGATATGTATCATTCTATGCCCATTTTAGCAACCTATCTTGGCCATAAATCCATACAGTCAACAGAGCATTATGTACGGCTTTGTAGAGTAATTTTTCCTGAACTAGAGAGACAAATAGAATTTATTAATCAACAAATTTATCCAGAACCAGAATATGGAAACGACTGA
- a CDS encoding site-specific integrase, with the protein METTDFARHLANFLTKYLPSERGSSKNTIIAYRDTFILLFHYMEQEKHIKPKKICLNDLNKDNIVDFLYWLEISKGNSVKTRNARLAAIRSFFDYLQYLEPANIFEYQRVMSIHVKKTEKKVMKYLTTEGIRLLLKQPDQKTWRGRRDLAMIALMYDIGARVQEIADITIGSIRLSEPYTITITGKGNKTRIVPMMKEQMKLLIQYMQEKQLLQNNCRPTPLFFNSRNEKFTRAGISYILQKYLRMACQENPSLIPEGISCHSLRHSKAMHLLQAGVPLIYIRDLLGHESVVTTEVYARADSLQKRKALENAFEKVSDTSELPIWETSKDLLRWLKEL; encoded by the coding sequence ATGGAAACGACTGATTTTGCGAGGCATCTTGCTAATTTTCTCACCAAATATTTACCTTCGGAGCGAGGATCAAGTAAAAATACAATAATAGCTTACCGAGATACTTTTATACTTTTATTCCATTATATGGAGCAGGAGAAACATATAAAGCCTAAAAAGATATGCTTGAATGATCTCAATAAAGACAATATTGTAGATTTTTTATACTGGCTTGAAATTTCCAAAGGGAATAGTGTAAAAACCCGAAATGCTAGATTAGCAGCTATACGTTCTTTTTTTGATTATCTGCAATATCTTGAACCTGCAAATATTTTTGAATACCAGAGGGTTATGTCCATTCATGTGAAAAAGACAGAGAAAAAAGTCATGAAATACCTTACAACAGAAGGTATAAGACTTTTGCTAAAACAACCTGATCAAAAAACATGGAGAGGAAGAAGAGATTTGGCAATGATAGCATTAATGTATGATATCGGTGCCAGAGTACAAGAAATAGCAGATATAACTATCGGGAGTATCCGGTTATCGGAACCTTATACGATAACAATTACTGGAAAAGGTAATAAGACAAGGATTGTTCCCATGATGAAAGAACAAATGAAGCTTCTAATCCAATATATGCAAGAAAAACAGTTGTTGCAAAATAACTGTAGACCAACACCTCTGTTTTTTAATTCAAGAAATGAAAAGTTTACAAGAGCTGGGATAAGCTATATACTGCAAAAATATCTTCGAATGGCTTGCCAAGAAAATCCTTCACTGATACCTGAGGGAATAAGTTGCCATTCGCTAAGACATTCAAAAGCTATGCATCTGTTACAGGCTGGCGTCCCTTTGATTTACATCCGTGATTTACTTGGACACGAATCAGTTGTTACAACAGAAGTTTATGCAAGGGCTGATTCTTTACAAAAACGAAAGGCCTTGGAAAACGCTTTTGAAAAAGTATCTGATACTTCAGAGCTTCCTATATGGGAAACAAGCAAAGATTTATTAAGGTGGTTAAAAGAGCTCTAA
- a CDS encoding AbiH family protein: MYDKILFIGNGFDLDLGFQTRYTDFIKSPYYPNDQSGLIAYIKEASKNNWIDLEIAIQEYMIKNYKASDFDYNKEHFFKIRDALRNYIRSCELANINENSVAYRFLRRIKKNTSLKIYSFNYTDVEGILKYCHKSQSGYDITHIHGSLKDGYIVIGIDNKTRFDNSKYNFMKKSIQIKPSNLSNFQDIIDNSNEIIFFGLSLGITDQEYFNNIFSRLSRTKVHKKITIFTYDGESEKNVKEQIDHMCNGKLLQLFIRNPPIFYKTSDPLDKDAIDKFLKEFYI; this comes from the coding sequence ATGTACGATAAGATATTATTTATAGGAAACGGATTTGACTTAGATTTGGGTTTCCAAACTAGATATACTGATTTTATTAAAAGCCCATATTATCCTAATGATCAATCAGGCTTAATAGCATATATCAAAGAAGCGTCAAAAAACAATTGGATTGATCTAGAAATAGCCATTCAGGAATATATGATAAAGAATTATAAAGCAAGTGATTTTGATTATAATAAAGAGCATTTTTTTAAGATTAGAGACGCATTGCGAAATTATATAAGAAGTTGTGAATTGGCTAATATTAATGAGAATTCAGTTGCATACAGATTTTTAAGAAGAATAAAAAAAAATACAAGTTTAAAAATATATTCTTTTAATTATACAGATGTAGAAGGTATTTTAAAATATTGCCACAAATCTCAATCTGGATATGATATTACGCATATCCATGGTTCTTTAAAAGATGGATATATAGTAATAGGAATTGATAATAAGACGCGTTTTGATAATAGTAAATACAACTTTATGAAAAAATCAATTCAAATAAAACCTAGTAATTTAAGTAATTTTCAAGATATTATTGATAACAGTAATGAAATTATTTTTTTTGGGTTGTCTTTAGGTATAACAGATCAAGAATATTTTAATAATATATTCTCAAGATTGTCACGGACTAAAGTTCATAAAAAAATTACAATATTCACATATGATGGAGAATCAGAAAAAAATGTGAAAGAACAAATCGATCACATGTGTAATGGAAAATTACTACAATTATTCATAAGAAATCCACCTATTTTTTATAAGACAAGTGACCCATTAGATAAAGATGCAATAGATAAATTCTTGAAAGAATTCTATATCTAA